The nucleotide sequence AGAGCGTGAACTCGTCGGGGGCGAGGTCGGCGCGGCTGCCCCCCGGCCCGCCCACGTCCACCACGGTCAGGCTCACGCCGTCCACGGTGACGCTGCCCTTTGGGACCAGAAACCTGGCGAGGTGCCGGGGCGCGCGCACCCGCATGGTGAAGGCGCCCGGTTCTTCGCGGACCTCCAGCACCTCGGCCACGCCGTCCACGTGCCCGCTCACGACGTGGCCGCCGAAGCGGGCGGAGGCGCTCATGGCCCGCTCCAGGTTCACGCTCGCGCCCTCCTGCCAGCGCGGGGCCGTCTTGCTCACCGTCTCATGCGAGAGGTCCACGGTGAAGGTCGTGTCGTCCCAGCCTGTGACGGTCAGGCAGGTGCCGCTCACGGCGATGCTCTCGCCGAGTTCGAGGTCGGGCCACAGCCGCGCGGGGGCGATGCCCAGGGTGAGGTTGCCGTTTTGCTCGGTGGCGCGCGTCACGCGACCCACCTGTTCGACGATTCCGGTAAACATGGGGATACCTCCGGGAAGGGGACTTCAGAGCCTCGGCACGTCGTTCAGCAGGCCCGTGACAAGCACGTCGGGGCCGAGGGGTTGAACTTGAACGTCGGAGAGGGCGCGGGCGTCGGCCATCGAGCGGGCCGCGTTGTTCAGCGGCGTCAGGCCAGTCCCGAGCAACTTAGGAGCGATCAGGGCACACACCTCGTCCACGAGGCCGTGCGCGAGGAAACTCGACGCCAGCCCCGGCCCGCCTTCGAGGAGCAGGCTGGAGAGGTCGAGTTCGCCCAACCCGCTCAGGGCGTCCGGCAAGGACCCGGCGCGGAGGATGACGGCGCCCGCCCCCTCCAGGTGGCTCGTCTGGGCGTCTGGGGCGGTCACGACGACGGTGCCGGGACGCAGGGCGCGGGCGGTCACGGGCGTGCGGGCGCGGCGGTCGAAGATGACCGGGCGCGCGTCACGGCCCCCCTCGACGCCGCGGGTGGTGAGGGCCGGGTCGTCGCTCAGCACCGTGCCCGACCCGACGGCGATGGCGTCCAGCTCGTCACGCCAGCGCATCACCTGGGCGCGGGCCTCCGTGGACGTGACGGCCCCGTTGCCCTCCCCACACGCGGCCACCTTGCCGTCGAGCGTCATCGCGTACTTGTAGACGACCCAGGGGCGGCCCCGCGTGACGAGCGAGCGGAAACCCGCCTGCTGACGCACGGCCTCCGCCTCGCCCACGCCGACCTCGACCTCGATTCCGGCCTCGCGGAGCCTCTGCACGCCCCGCCCGGCGACCCTGGGGTTGGGATCGAGCGCGGCCACGACGACCCGCGCCACCCCGGCCCGGATCAGGGCGTCCGCGCAGGGGGGCGTCCGCCCGAAGTGGCTGCACGGTTCGAGGGTGACGTGGGCGGTGGCTCCGCGTGCCCGCTCGCCCGCCTCCCGCAGCGCGAAAACCTCGGCGTGAGGCTCGCCCGCCCTCGGGTGGAAGCCGCGCCCCACCACCTCGCCGCCGCGCACGATCACGCAGCCCACCGGGGGATTCGGCGCGGTGCGGCCCAGACCCCGGGCAGCTTCCGCGAGGGCCTGCGCCATCCATACCCTCATGTCCTGAGCCCTGTTCGGCCCATTTGCCTCATGCATACGCTGTCGCCGCCCGCTGGGGTGCGGGTGTCGGCATCCTCCTTCTTCCATCCGGACTGTCCCGTCGGCACTCGGCACGTTGGCGTGCCTGTGCTTCTGGCAAACCGTCGGCCCCGGAGTCTCACCGAGTCGGGCCTGCGCGTGGTGCGGTTTGCGCGGGCTTCGCGGGCTGACCGGCTAGGCGCCGGATCACCGCCGGTGGGGAATCTCACCCCGCCCCGAAAGAGGTGGCCCGCCCGGAAGGAGGGCCAGGGCGATGCTAGCGCGGGGGCAGGAAGAGAAGTGGGCGGGACCTCACGCCGGGCGCGGGCTTGACCCTGCCCTAGGGGCAGCCCCCACACTGGCCCTACCTCCGGAGGCTGCACCACTGAAAGAGGGCGTCATGACGGACACCAGACCACCCCTCCTCACCACCGGCGCGTTCTCGCGCGCCTCACGTCTGAGCCTCAAAGCGCTGCGGCTCTACGACGAACTCGGGTTGCTGCCGCCCGAGCGGGTCGAGGAGGCCAGCGGCTACCGCTACTACACCGCCGAGCAGGTGGAGACGGCCCGCTTGATCGCCCTGCTGCGCGTGATCGAGATGCCCCTGGTGGACATCCGGGCCCTGCTGGAGGCGCCGCCAGAAGAACGGGCCCACCTGGTCGAGACACACTGGGCCGCCGCGCAGGGGCTTCACACCCGGCGCGCTGCCGTGGCCCGCCACCTGATCCACACCCTGAGAGGAGACCCCATGCCCCGCAGCTACGAAGTTCAGCGCCGCGACGTGCCTGCCCAGACGGTCGTGACCACCCGGCGGCGCCTGTTCCTGCCCGACCTCAGCGCCTACATCGGCTCCTCCATCGACCGCCTGTACGCCGAGGTGCGCGCCCAGGGGGCCGAACCCGCGGGAGCACCCATCGTGATCTACCACGGCGAGGTGGGCGTCGACTCCGACGGCCCGGTCGAGGTGTGCGTGCCCTACACTGGGACCCTGCGTCCCTCCGGCGACCTCTCCCTGCGCGAGGAAAGAGCCCACACGGAAGCGTTCGTGACCGTTCGCAAGGCCGACTTCGAGTACCACGAGCTGATGGCGGCCTACGATGCGGTGGACAGGTACGCCCGCGCTCACGGCACCCGAAACGGCCTGTCCGTCCGCGAGGTCTACCCCTATGACTGGGAGGGGGCGGGCCCGGACGACCCGGCGGGTGAGGTCGCCTGCCCCTTCCACCCCGCCGAGGTGCCCGCCTGAGCGCCCCGTCCCCTACCCTGGGACCATGAGCTATGCCGACTTCCTGGGCATGACCGTGCGCGAGGCCACCCCTGGGCGCACGGTCGTCGCCCTGACCGTCACCCCCGGCGGCCTGAACATGCACGGCACCGCGCACGGCGGTCTGCTCTTCAGCCTCGCCGACGAGGCCTTCGCCGTCATCAGCAACCTGGAAGCGCAGGCGGTGGCCGTCGAGACCCACCTGAGTTTCTTTCGCCCCGCCCGCGTCGGAGACGAACTCGTCGCGGTCGCCACCCCCGAACGGGTGGGCCGCACCCTCGCCACCTACCGGGTGGAGGTCCGGCGCGGCGGGGAAGGGGAGGTGCTGGCGCTGTTCCTCGGTACGGTGGCGCGGTGGGGGCAGGGGGAACCAAGCTAATGTTTAGGGCGGTAATCTTGGGCAGATCGCCCTTTAGCGTCTTTCCAGACATCCCACCCATTGACGGAGTTGGCAGAAACCATAGCAGCGGCGTCCGATGGCGTCTCAAAATCGTAGGGCTGAACAAATTCAAACCGCGCATCGTCCAATTGCTTTAGAATCCCGTCCTTAACCATCTGTTCTCGACGAGCGTTAAAGTTAGGCCAGGGGGTATCGCGCGAAAGGCACTGGCTTCCTGGTTGCATTCGCCAGATGCTCTTACCCGTTGACTGGTGGAGAAAGACAACATGTGCCTCGCATTTTCGAGTCCGGTAGGTGAAAAGAAAGCTCTTAGACATCGGTTTGGGGGTAGGTAGCGGATCGGACTTGTCCAATAGCACATCCCGCTCAGCCTCGGTGATCCGGCCCATCTGCACAGCGGCGGCGGCGGCTTTCTCAAAGGTAGCGATGCTGAACTCTTCCTGCGTAGCTTCCACCACCGGACGCTTTTCCTTGTGGATACGTGCCTCGTCGCGGCGCTGCCGCTGACGCTCGCCGACGACCTGCACAGCTTTTGCAAAGGCGTCCGCCTGCCAAGTCGCCACGTCCAGCAGCGTGGCGAGGTCGTCGGCGAAGGTGTCCCCCTTCTGTGCGAGTTCGACCCGCAGGGCGACCCGTGCTTCCCATTTGCCCGGCAGATGCTCGTCGATGACGATCCAGACCCGGCCATTGGTCACGATGGCCCAGCGCGTGCCCTCGTTGACAGCGTAGGTGGCGGCCTGCTGGAACTGCACTGCGCCCAGGGTGATGCCCATTCCCTTGATCTCCAGCGCGAATTTGCCCTTGCCCGCGCGAATCAGAAAATCCGGGAATTTGCCGGTGTCGTTCTTTTCTTCCGGCACAACCTCCGCCGGATTCCAGATGTCGAAGCCCGCCGCTTGGAGCAGCCGCAGCACGATGGTTTGCCGAACCACTGCCTCACCCGGGTTGGGCGAAGTTGAAAGCCAGCCTTGGATGTCGCTTACAGCGTCCCGCACGCGTTCTGTCGGGGTCGGCATCTGTCCGAGAGTCTAGCAGCGACTCACCTTGTCCTCGGCCAAAATATGTTATGTTATTTACGTAAGGAGGCAGAATGCTGCACATCGAATTCATCACCGACCTGGGCGCGCGGGTGACCGTGGACGTGGAGAGCGAAGGAAAACTGCTGGACGTGCAACGCCAGTACGGACGCCTGGGCTGGACGAGCGGCGACGTGCCCACGGGGGGCTACCAGTTCCCGCTGGAGAACGAGCCCGACTTCGACTGGTCCCTGATCGGCGCGCGCAAGTGGACCAACCCCGAGGGCGAGGAGATGATCCTCCACAAGGGCCACGCCTACCGCCGCCGCGAGCTGGAGGCCGTGGACAGCCGCAAGCTCAAGCTGCCCGCCGCCGTGAAGTACTCCCGGGGCGCCAAGAACGCCGACCCCGACCACGTGCGCGAGAAGGCCGACGGCGAGTTCGAGTACGTCACCCTGGCGATCTTCCGCGGTGGCCGCCGCCAGGAGCGCTACGCCGTCCCCGGCGGCGCGGGCGCGGGCCGTGCTCCTGCCCAGGCCGCGGGCGCCTCCCGCCCGGCCCCGACCCGTCCCCAGGCGGCGAACGCTCGCACGGCGACGGTGGCGCGCGTGGAGGACGAGGAGACGCCGTTCTAGGACGGTCAGTGGTCTGTGGAAAGTGGTGAGTGGTCGGGGGTCTGTCCCACTGACCACTCACCACTTCCCACTTCCTGCTCCTCGATCACTCCCCGCACGTCGGCAGGCCGCCAGCCCTCAGGCTTGAGCTGCTTGCCGTCGGCGCGTCTGGGGCCGCCCGCCTTGCTCAGGTTGGCGCGGTGGACCTCGGCGAACACGGCGTCGGCGTCGATGCCCAGGGCGTCCAGCGCCCCGTAGGTCACGTATAGCAGGTCGGCGAGTTCGTGCGCGAGCGGCGCAAGATCGGCAGGGCAGACGGCCTCGTCCCCCTGGAGACGGGCCTCCAGCGCGCCGAACTCTTCTTCCACCTCCGCCACCTCCTCGCGGATGAGGGTGCGGCGCAGGGCGAGCAACTCCGCACCCGGCACGGTGGGCCGCTCGGGCGAGACGAAGCCGAGGGCGCGGTGGAACTCGCGCAGGCGGGCGGCGTTCGACGTGGGTGTCATGGCGACGATGCTAACGGCGGGCGCTGCCCGTCGAGCAAATGGAGAAGGAGTGGGCCGCTTGATGGGCTCACTCCCTCTTTTCGGTGCGGGTGATGGGACTCGAACCCACCGGTGGCCTGCTGCTGTGCCCGCTCGCACGCCCGTTGACTGGAGGTGGGCGTCTCCCTCCGGCCCCCCACGCCCAGGCCGGGCGGTGAGGTTTCCTTGGCCGAGGGGAGTATCCCGCAGGGGCGTCAGGACTTCATGCGCTCCCGCTAAGGTCGGTCTTTAGGGAAACCGCTTCCCTTTGCGGCGGCAGGTCGAGGACCCGGTAGCCGTAGGCGTTTACCACGCGCGCCCCGGTCGCGGGGTCGGTGTACTCCTCCTTGCGGCCCTCGTACTCGTGGATGTGCCCGTGGACGACGAGGCGGGGGCGGTGCCGGGCGATGAAGTGCGCGAGTTCGGGGCAGCCCCGGTGGGCGTAGTCGCTGCCCGCGTGCGGCCCGGTGGGCGGGGCGTGGGTGAGGAGCACGTCCACTCCGCCCCGGGCCTGCCAGCCCAGGCGCGTCAATCCCCAGCGGGCCTGAAGGGGCGTGTACTGCCCCTCGCCGCCCAGGCGGTAACGCGGCACGCCGCCCCAGCCCGCGACGCGCAGCCCCGCCGCCGTCACCACCCGCCCGTGGGCCGGGGTCACCCCGCGCGGGGGCACGCGCGTCTCGCCCTCGGTGACGTACTCGTTGGCGTGGTTGCCGTGCACGTACACGATGGGCACCGGGAGCTTGCTCGCCAGGAACTCCAGGTAGGAGCCCGGCAGGTCCCCCGCCGCGAGCACCAGGTCGACCTCGGGCACCCCCTGCGGAAAGCCCTCCCGGTACACGAAAGGGTGGGTGTGGTCGGCGACGACGAGCAGCCGCGTGGGCCGAACTGGTAGGGGGGAGGCGGCAGGGTCGGTCATGGGGCGGTGGGCGCGTCCGGCGGGAGGCCGGCAAGCCTGCGGCGGGGCGGGTATCGGTGAGAGCCGAGTCTAGCGCCTCCCGGGCCGCCGGGTGTGCCTGCCGTACCCTGTCCGGGATGCCCCCCACGCCGCCCCTGCCCACGCCCCGCCTGTGGCTGCTGCCCCTCACCCGCCCGGTGGTGGAGACGCGGCTGAGGCGCGAGGCCTTCCGTCTCCCCTGCGACCTCGGCGGCCAGACGGTCCCCGTCCACTTCCCGCCCGCGTGGCCCGGCGACCTGCTGCCCGTCTTCCCGATGTTCCTCGCCGACCTCCACTTCGGGCGGACAGACGAGGTACCCGGCTCATGGACCCTCGTGGAGCGCGCCTCCCACACCGCCGTGGGCACGGTCGGCACCAAGGGTGAGCCCGATGAGGCGGGTCTGGTCGAGATCGGCTACGGCCTGACCCCGGGGGCGCGCGGAAAGGGCCTCATGACCGAAGCCGGGCGCGCCTTCCTGGCCCATCTCCTCGCCCGTCCCGATGTGCGGCAGGTCACGGCGCAGACCGCCCGGGGCAACCGCGCGAGCGAGCGGGTCCTCGAAGGGCTCGGCTTCGTGCGCGCGGGCGAGGGGTGGAGCGTGGAGGACGGCCCGCTGACGGTCTGGACGTACGCGGGCTGAGGAGTCCGCCTCATGAATATGCAGCCGGGAGCCGGGCAGACGGTTTGCCGCCTGGCGGCACGAAGATATTGATGCAGCCGTGAGGCATAGCCACGGTCGCGCTCTACCCTGACGCGATGAACGTCTCGATTCTGGGAATTCCGATGGACCTCGGCGCCGGGCGGCGCGGGGTGGACATGGGCGCTTCGGCCCTGCGCAACGCCCATTTCGCGGGGAGGCTGCGGGGGCTGGGGCACACCGTCACCGACCTCGGGAACGTGCCCGTCGCTCTGCCCGAAACGCTCGACAAGCACACGAACGCGGGGCTGGTCTTTCTCGAGCCCATCCTCGACGCCTGCCGCGCCACCGTGGACCGGCTGGCCGCCCTGCCGGAGGACACCTTTCCGGTCACCCTGGGTGGCGACCACTCGGTCAGCATGGGCACGGTGACGGGCAATGCGCTGCGGGGCGGGAGGGGGGGCGAGCGCACCGGCGTCCTCTGGGTGGACGCCCACACCGACTACAACACGCCGCAGACGAGCCCCAGCGGCAACATCCACGGGATGCCCGTCGCGCACCTCACGGGGGCGGGCGACCCCCGCCTCGCCGGGCTGGGCGGCGGCTGGCACGTCCGCCCGGAAGACATCGTGATGGTCGGCATCCGCAGCGTAGACGCCCGCGAGCGCGAGCTGCTGCGGGGGGCCGGGATCAAGGCCTACACGATGAAGGACGTGGACCAACTGGGCATCACCCGCGTCACCGAGGAGACCCTCGAACGCCTCTCGGGGGTCTCCCGCCTCCACGTCTCCTTCGACGCCGACGCCCTCGACCCTGCCGTTGCCCCCGGCGTGGGCACCCCCGTCCCCGGCGGCCTGACCTACCGCGAGGGCCACCTCCTGATGGAGCTGTTGTCCGAGTCGGGCCGCGTCACCAGCCTCGACATCGTGGAAGTTAACCCGGTCCTCGACACCCGCAACCAGACCGCCGAGGTGATGGTGGGGATGGCGGCGAGCCTGCTCGGGCAGCGGATTCTCTGAAAAGGGGTGCAGAAGGTCGAAAGCAGAAGGCAAAGGCGCTCTCTGCTGGCCTTCTGCCTTCTGCGACGTTCGCGGGAAGCTCAAGGCACACGCCCGAGTCCCAGGGCGTAGTGCCTCACCCCGGGCCTCGTCGGTCATGCCCGCCGCACCGGCACCTGCAATTCGCTGAGCTGTTCCTCCTCGCGCTCGGAAAAGCGCAGGTAGACCTCGCGAACGGGGCCGTCCGGCGCGTACCCCTCGCGGTCCATCCAGCCCAGCAGGGCGGCGTAGGCCTCGCCGAAGCGTTCGTAGGAGCCGAGGTGAAGGGTGGCCGCTACGGTCTGTTCGGGCAGTTCGCCCAACGTGACGCCGGGACGCAGGGGGCCGGGAACGTCCTCGAAGACGGGCACGGCGACTTCCAGCTCGATCTCCTCCTCGCTCTGGTAGCCGCCGCCGCGCCAGGTCACGACGCTCCAGCCGGGGTCGGGCAGGGTGTGATCCCCCATCGCAGCGCAGACCTGCTCGTACAGCCGTTCCATCAGGGCCGTGACGTGGCGGTAGTCGGGGGCCGGGCCGCGGGCCAGCAGGGCACGGACGGCGGGCATGGGTTTGAGCTGCACGGTGTAACGGGTCATGCGTCTCTCCTTGTCGATCTCGGCGTCGAGCTGCGCCAGGCGGGCGTTCAGGGTGTCCCGCTGCGCGAGCAGTTCCTCGCGTTTGCGCGCCAGGAAGTCCGGGTAGGGCTCGGGCAGGGTGCCGCCCAGCAGGGCTGCGATCTCGTCCAGGCTGTACCCCAGCCCCTTGAGGGCGGTGATGCGCCGCAGGAGGGCGAGCTGAGCAGGGGCGTAGAGCCGGTATCCGCCCTCGCTGAGCGCGGCGGGCCGCAGCAGGCCGAGGTCGTCGTAGTGGTGTAGCGTCCTGACACTGACGCCGCCGAGGCGGGCGAATTCTCCGATCTTGAACATAGGTTCTGGTCCGCGTGGACCTCCCCCACCATGCGCCCTGACGTGGCGTGAGAGTCAAGCGCCGGGCAGCCCACCCCCCAGCGGGACACCTGTCACAGCCAGATTCCGCGCCTCTCTGCTAAGCTCTCTTGTTTGAACGGGGCCGCCCACGTGTCCCGAATGTGCTTGAACCCTTGGGGTGAGTGATTTGACGGCAGCCGAAGTGATCCAACCTCAACAAGAACAGGTGTACCCTGCCCCCGTGAAGACGGTCGAGCCCGGCAGCCCCGCTGATCAAGCGGGCGTGCGCCCCGGTGACCTCCTGTTGCGTGTGAACGGCGAGGCGGTGACCGACGTGCTCGCCTACCGCCACCGCCTCTCGCAGGGGCGGGCCGTGCTGGAAATGAGCCGCCCCGTCTCGCGCCCGTCGGTGCTCTCCGGCGTGCTCGGCACCGCGCAGGACCACCACACCCTCGCCTACGACCCGTCGGCGCCCACCTTCACCTTCGAGGTCGAGTGGGAGGACCCGGGGCTGGAGTTCGAGGAGGTGCTCTTCGACGGCATCAAGAAGTGCGCCAACAAGTGCGACTTCTGCTACGTGCACCAGATGCCGCGCGGCTTTCGAAAGAGCCTGTACATCATGGACGACGACTATCGCCTGTCCTTCCTGTACGGCTCCTTCGTCACGCTGACCAACCTGACGGAAGGCGACATCAACCGCATCCTCGACGAGAACCTGTCGCCGCTCTACGTCTCGGTTCACACGGCCAATCAGGAGTTGCGCCAGAACCTGATGAAGTGGTGGAAGCTCAAGGTCAAGGACCCCCAGGCCGTGCAGATCAGGTCCATGATCGAGCGGCTGGAGTCTATCGACCTCTACACCCAGATCGTCCTCGTGCCGGGGCGCAACGACCGCGAGCATCTCGACGACACGGTGGAGTATCTGTCGAACCGCCCCAACGTCATCTCGGCGGCGGTCGTGCCCATCGGCCTGACCTCGCACCGCACCAACCTCCCCGACGTGCGGACCTTCTCCCGGGAGGAGGCGCAGGACACGCTGGCCCGGCTGAACCGCTGGCGCAGGCAGTTCCTGACCGAGCGCGGGACCCGCTTCGTCTTCCCGAGCGACGAGCTGTACCTCCTCGCGGGCGAACCGCTGCCCACGGAAGAAGAGTACGAGGGCTTCCCGATGCTCGAAAACGGCGTCGGCATGATCCGCGACTTCCTGACGGAGGGGCTGCCGGACGACCTGCCCGCCGCGCTGCCCGCGCCCCGCAAGATCATCCTGGGGACCGGGAGCCTCTTTGCCGAGTCGCTCGACCGGGCCGTCGAGCCCCTGCGCGCGGTCGAGGGCCTGGAGATCGAGGTCCGCGCCGTCGAGAACAAGACCTTCGGCAAGGTGACGACGGTCGCCGGACTGCTGACGGGCCGCTGCTTCCGCCACGCGATCAGGCCGGGGGAGGCCGACCTGCTGATCGTTCCGCCGACCACCCTGCGCTACGGCACCGAACTGATGCTCGACGACACCAGCCTGGGCGAGCTGCGCGCCGAGCTGCGGATGGACGTGCGGGCGGGCGGCGCGACCCTGGGCGAACTCGCCTGCGTGATCTTCGAGAACGTGGCGTCGAGCGGCCACCAGTGGGGCATGAGCGCCCACGCGGTGAAAGACGGCGGGGCGCGCGGGCAGGCGTAAGAACGTCCTCCACACAGGGTCGGGTCAGATCCTCCGAACGCCAATTGTCATCTTCTGAACGAAGTGTCAAGCTGAGCCATGCTGAAAGGGTTCCGGGACTTCGTTTTGCGCGGCAACGTCGTGGACCTCGCGGTGGGTGTGGTGATCGGGGCGGCCTTCACCACCGTCGTGAATTCCTTTTCGAACGGCTTCATCAACCCGCTGATCAGGGCGATCACGGGGGGCGGGCCGCGGGTCGGGGGGACTTTCAACATCAACGGAGCCGCCTTCGACTACGGGGCGTTCATCACCGCGATCATCAACTTCCTGATCGTGGCGGCCATCCTGTACTTCCTGGTGGTGAACCCCATCAACCGCATCAACGAGCGCTTCAAGCGGGAGCAGAAGCCCCCCGTCGCCGAGCCCAGCAACGAGGAGAAGCTGCTCGCCGAGATTCGGGACGAGTTGCGCCGCCGCCCCGGCATCGCCGGCTGAGGGCGCGGCTCCCGGCCCCGGCGCAGGCACTATTCTGCCGCCATGCCCATGACCCCCTCCGAGAGTTACGCCCGCACCTTCGAGTCGCACCGCGGCGCCCTGATCGACCTCTACGCCCAGCTTCCCGAGGAGCACGGCACCTTCTCCGCCTGGGAGGGTGGCATGAGCCTGATCGGGCAGGCCGACCACCTCGCGGCCAGCAGCACGATGATGCTCGCCATGATCGCCGGTGAGAGTCCCGCCCGCCCCGCGCCCGGCGCCGGAAGTGCCAGCGTCGCCGAGGTCCGGGAGCGCCTGCGGACCACGACGGAGCGGGTGGCCGCCGCCATCCGCACTCTCGGCCCCGACGACCTCGCCCGCCGCGTGCCCGCCTTCGGGGGCCGCGAGATGCCGGTCACGGCTCTCCTCGACGCCCTGATCGGCCACGAGGCCCACCACAAGGGCCAGGTCTGGGTGATGGCACGCATGGTAGGCCTGAAGCCGCCGATGTTCGTGAGGATGGGGTAGGGCGGGCGGAAGGGGAAAGGCAGAAGGCAGATGGCCGGGAATCTTGAGCCATCTGCCTTCTGCTTTCAGCCTTCCGCCTAATTCACCAGCTTCGTCTTGTTCGTCATGAAGTCCATCAGCACGTACTGGCCGATGTTGTGCGGCGTCGTGAAGTACGCCTTGCCCTTCGTCATCTCGGTGACGCGTCGGACGAAGCCGACGAGTTCGGGGTCGCGGGCGAGCATGAAGGTGTTGACCTGGATGCCCGAGCGGCGGCAGCTAGCGACCTCGCGCAGGGTGGCGCCGAGGACGTAGGGGTCGAGGCCGTAGGCGTTCTTGTAGATGCGCCCGTCGGGCAGCGTGAGGGCCGAGGGCTTGCCGTCGGTGATCATCACGATCTGCTTCATGTCCTTGTTCTCACGCTTCAGGAGCTGCTGCGCGAGCCGCAGGCCCCCCGCCGTGTTCGTGTGGTACGGCCCGATCTGCGCCTGGGCGAGCTTGGCGACGGGCACCTCCTCGGCGGAGTCGTGGAAGAGGACGAACTTCAGCGTGTCGCCGGGGTACTGGGTGCGGATCAGGTGCGCGAGCGCCAGTGCCACCTGCTTGGCGGGCGTGAAGCGGTCTTCCCCGTACAGGATCATCGAGTGCGAGCAGTCGAGGAGCACGACGGTCGCCGCCGACGAGTTGTACTCGGCCTGCCGGATCACGAGGTCGGACTCTTCGAGGTTGTCGAAGCCCTTGCCCATCACGTTCCCGAGGGTGGCGGTCGTGTCGAGGTTGAGGGTGTCGCCGAACTCGTAGTTCTTGAGTTCGCCCGTCATCTCGACGCCCGAAGCGTACTCGCGGGTGTCGTGGGCGCCCGCCGAGGAGCGGCCCAGCCCGCCCATCAGGTCGCGCAGGCTCTTATACCCCAGGAAGTCAATGCTCTTGTCGGTGAGCTGAAACTTGGACTCGCCGGTCTGGCCCTGACCCCCCTGTCCCTGCTCGTCGTCGAACTCCTTGCGGATGAAGCCGTCTTGCTGAAGCTTGTCCATCAGGCGCTCGATCTGCTGGCCGAGGCGGGTTTCACGCACGTCCCCGGCCTGCATCGCCTCCATCAGCATGTCCTCGGGGATCATGTTGCGCTCGGCGAGGGCCTCGAGGATGGCGTCGAAGAGGTCGTCCATGCTGGGGCGGGCGTCGGGGTCGGGGTCGTAGGGGTCGTTCGTCCCCTGCCCGAGCAGCGCCTCCTGAATCATCTGCATCAGCTCGCTGGATTCGAGCTGGTCGAGTTCGCCCTCGAACTTGCTGTACCGCGTGATGCGCGCCATGTCGGGAAACCTCCGTGGGGGACAGCATGGCGCGTTCCGGCCCGCGCGTTTGTGATGGTGACGGGAGGAGTCGCTCTCCTCGCGTGGAAGATGTACCCGTACATCGGCCCAAGAGACATCCGGTTGCGTGCCGCCAGTGGTCCGGTAGGCTCGCCAATCCACAGCAAGGCCGACCATTCGGAGTGGGTCGGGCAGTATTCCCGAGGACAGGGAGAGGTTTCTGCCACCTTCGTCATCGACCTCGACGGGGTGCTCCTCCTGGCAGAACGCCACAGCGAGCATGTCGTCTGCGCCGGGGGTGCGCCCGTCCTCGCCGCCGG is from Deinococcus planocerae and encodes:
- a CDS encoding vWA domain-containing protein, whose protein sequence is MARITRYSKFEGELDQLESSELMQMIQEALLGQGTNDPYDPDPDARPSMDDLFDAILEALAERNMIPEDMLMEAMQAGDVRETRLGQQIERLMDKLQQDGFIRKEFDDEQGQGGQGQTGESKFQLTDKSIDFLGYKSLRDLMGGLGRSSAGAHDTREYASGVEMTGELKNYEFGDTLNLDTTATLGNVMGKGFDNLEESDLVIRQAEYNSSAATVVLLDCSHSMILYGEDRFTPAKQVALALAHLIRTQYPGDTLKFVLFHDSAEEVPVAKLAQAQIGPYHTNTAGGLRLAQQLLKRENKDMKQIVMITDGKPSALTLPDGRIYKNAYGLDPYVLGATLREVASCRRSGIQVNTFMLARDPELVGFVRRVTEMTKGKAYFTTPHNIGQYVLMDFMTNKTKLVN
- a CDS encoding DinB family protein, with amino-acid sequence MPMTPSESYARTFESHRGALIDLYAQLPEEHGTFSAWEGGMSLIGQADHLAASSTMMLAMIAGESPARPAPGAGSASVAEVRERLRTTTERVAAAIRTLGPDDLARRVPAFGGREMPVTALLDALIGHEAHHKGQVWVMARMVGLKPPMFVRMG
- the mscL gene encoding large conductance mechanosensitive channel protein MscL, giving the protein MLKGFRDFVLRGNVVDLAVGVVIGAAFTTVVNSFSNGFINPLIRAITGGGPRVGGTFNINGAAFDYGAFITAIINFLIVAAILYFLVVNPINRINERFKREQKPPVAEPSNEEKLLAEIRDELRRRPGIAG
- a CDS encoding MerR family transcriptional regulator, which encodes MFKIGEFARLGGVSVRTLHHYDDLGLLRPAALSEGGYRLYAPAQLALLRRITALKGLGYSLDEIAALLGGTLPEPYPDFLARKREELLAQRDTLNARLAQLDAEIDKERRMTRYTVQLKPMPAVRALLARGPAPDYRHVTALMERLYEQVCAAMGDHTLPDPGWSVVTWRGGGYQSEEEIELEVAVPVFEDVPGPLRPGVTLGELPEQTVAATLHLGSYERFGEAYAALLGWMDREGYAPDGPVREVYLRFSEREEEQLSELQVPVRRA
- a CDS encoding DUF512 domain-containing protein, encoding MKTVEPGSPADQAGVRPGDLLLRVNGEAVTDVLAYRHRLSQGRAVLEMSRPVSRPSVLSGVLGTAQDHHTLAYDPSAPTFTFEVEWEDPGLEFEEVLFDGIKKCANKCDFCYVHQMPRGFRKSLYIMDDDYRLSFLYGSFVTLTNLTEGDINRILDENLSPLYVSVHTANQELRQNLMKWWKLKVKDPQAVQIRSMIERLESIDLYTQIVLVPGRNDREHLDDTVEYLSNRPNVISAAVVPIGLTSHRTNLPDVRTFSREEAQDTLARLNRWRRQFLTERGTRFVFPSDELYLLAGEPLPTEEEYEGFPMLENGVGMIRDFLTEGLPDDLPAALPAPRKIILGTGSLFAESLDRAVEPLRAVEGLEIEVRAVENKTFGKVTTVAGLLTGRCFRHAIRPGEADLLIVPPTTLRYGTELMLDDTSLGELRAELRMDVRAGGATLGELACVIFENVASSGHQWGMSAHAVKDGGARGQA